A portion of the Drosophila innubila isolate TH190305 chromosome 3L unlocalized genomic scaffold, UK_Dinn_1.0 0_D_3L, whole genome shotgun sequence genome contains these proteins:
- the LOC117788112 gene encoding zinc finger protein OZF, producing the protein MVRSRRSLSKEDAASLLTDSGISLSSPPAARDSSPTETPIKRRKSSLNSLQDLYVDREHDAEQESTDADGDGDADADYVQPEPKKSPRKAEATRRKQHVCNHCSKEFGGKTDLLRHMLIHSDERPHKCTECGKCYRQAVNLKNHITTAHEHKKQFACTECPKSFALKERLRLHMRLHSGEKPYPCALCDKRFARGGQLQQHMVSHHKTSIQQFNCTKCSASFSTNANLRVHMERHEQGMEHRCSICESQFANELALRAHINQEHHKLSQFDCEICHKTIEPDEDLATHMQKHAAVKTHVCEVCNSYFTQKSQYNVHMRMHTGERPYQCRICHQTFAHSSVLKLHIRKHTGEKPFRCQLCTDEVAFSQLAHLKNHMKKIHKQQKPYMCDGCHEFFKIKVELQAHVEQCAKCQTTEEPSDSQTEDAQTLSSIRFNMAVVLKKISSAQKLRQLGYEKRLIDNVIIASLKLAQRPSHDDATLTPLARLRLNVEEFLKWIVPATEMQKFSEELLSIDTILDKIATMYMQQK; encoded by the exons ATGGTGCGCAGTCGTCGCAGTCTCTCCAAGGAGGATGCCGCATCTCTGCTTACGGATAGCGGCATTTCTCTCTCATCGCCGCCGGCGGCACGGGATTCATCGCCCACGGAAACGCCCATAAAGCGACGGAAGAGCAGCCTCAATAGTTTGCAAGACTTGTATGTGGATAGAGAGCACGATGCCGAGCAGGAATCCACAGATGCAGATGGAGATggggatgcggatgcggattaCGTGCAACCGGAGCCAAAGAAATCACCACGTAAAGCAGAAGCAACCAGACGTAAGCAGCACGTGTGTAATCATTGCTCCAAGGAATTTGGTGGCAAGACAGATCTGTTGCGTCACATGCTCATCCATTCGGACGAGCGTCCGCACAAGTGCACAGAGTGCGGCAAGTGCTATCGACAGGCGGTGAATCTAAAGAACCACATCACCACCGCACACGAACACAAGAAACAATTCGCCTGCACAGAATGTCCCAAGTCCTTTGCTCTCAAGGAACGGCTCAGGCTGCACATGCGTCTGCATTCTGGCGAGAAGCCATATCCATGTGCGTTGTGTGACAAACGGTTTGCCAGAGGAGGTCAG ctgcagcagcacaTGGTGTCGCATCATAAGACGAGCATACAGCAATTTAACTGCACCAAGTGCTCGGCCAGCTTCTCCACGAATGCCAATCTCCGCGTGCACATGGAACGCCACGAGCAGGGCATGGAACACAGATGCTCCATCTGTGAGAGTCAGTTTGCCAATGAATTGGCGCTGCGAGCCCACATCAACCAGGAACACCATAAACTAAGTCAATTTGATTGCGAAATCTGTCACAAGACTATCGAGCCGGATGAGGATCTGGCCACGCACATGCAGAAACATGCTGCAGTGAAGACACACGTCTGCGAGGTGTGCAATTCGTATTTTACACAAAAATCCCAGTACAATGTTCATATGCGAATGCACACTGGAGAACGGCCGTATCAGTGCCGG ATCTGTCATCAAACTTTTGCCCACTCCAGCGTGTTGAAGCTGCACATACGCAAGCACACGGGAGAAAAGCCTTTTCGCTGCCAGCTCTGCACGGATGAGGTGGCCTTCTCACAGCTGGCACATCTCAAGAATCACATGAAGAAGATACATAAACAGCAGAAGCCCTATATGTGCGATGGCTGCCATGAGTTCTTCAAGATCAAAGTGGAGCTGCAGGCACATGTCGAGCAATGTGCCAAATGCCAGACGACGGAGGAGCCCAGCGATAGTCAGACAGAAGATGCACAAACACTCTCCAGCATTCGCTTTAATATGGCCGTGGTTCTAAAGAAGATTAGCTCGGCCCAGAAACTTCGACAGCTGGGCTACGAGAAGCGTCTCATTGATAATGTTATTATTGCCTCACTGAAGTTGGCTCAGCGTCCGTCGCACGATGATGCAACTCTGACACCGCTGGCCAGACTTCGTTTAAATGTCGAGGAGTTCCTTAAGTGGATTGTGCCGGCGACCGAAATGCAAAAGTTCAGCGAGGAGCTGCTGTCGATCGACACGATACTCGACAAGATTGCGACCATGTATATGCAACAAAAGTAG